A stretch of Coxiella endosymbiont of Amblyomma sculptum DNA encodes these proteins:
- the rplQ gene encoding 50S ribosomal protein L17: MRHRKSGRRLSRPSAHRNAIMRNMAVSLLKHEMIRTTLAKAKELRRTVEPLITVAKEDSVANRRLVFGRLRDNESVAALFTEIAPRNTKRSGGYFRVLRCGFRAGDNAPMAIIELVDRANKNRNAKN, encoded by the coding sequence ATGCGTCATCGTAAAAGTGGAAGACGCTTGAGTCGTCCCAGTGCACACCGCAATGCGATAATGAGAAATATGGCTGTTTCGTTGCTGAAGCACGAGATGATAAGAACCACCTTGGCAAAAGCAAAAGAATTGCGCAGAACGGTTGAACCTCTAATCACTGTAGCAAAAGAAGACAGTGTCGCCAATCGCCGCTTAGTTTTTGGCCGCTTGCGTGACAACGAAAGTGTAGCGGCGCTTTTTACGGAAATTGCCCCTCGGAATACAAAACGTTCTGGAGGTTATTTCCGCGTATTGAGGTGTGGATTTCGCGCTGGAGACAATGCGCCTATGGCAATCATTGAACTGGTTGACCGTGCAAATAAGAACAGGAACGCCAAAAATTAA
- the rpsD gene encoding 30S ribosomal protein S4: protein MARYLGPKCRLLRREKTDLQLKSGIRSVDSKCNIERIPGMHWQRRGRTTDYSAQLRMKQLIKRYYGILEKQFRNYYQKADKFKGSTGENLLNLLERRLDNVVYRMGFSATRAEARQLVSHKAILVNGGLVNISSYQVKTGDSIEVRDCAKKQLRIKGALELAQQRATVPWIEVNSAKMVGVFKNQPSAAELPAEFKINLVVELYSK from the coding sequence GATATTTAGGTCCAAAATGCAGATTGTTACGACGCGAAAAGACCGATTTACAACTAAAGAGCGGAATTCGTAGTGTTGATTCGAAGTGCAATATCGAGCGTATTCCCGGTATGCATTGGCAGCGCCGGGGGAGAACTACAGACTATAGTGCTCAATTACGGATGAAACAATTGATTAAGCGGTACTACGGAATTCTAGAAAAGCAATTTCGCAATTATTATCAAAAAGCCGATAAATTCAAGGGTTCTACTGGAGAGAATTTGCTAAACTTATTGGAGAGGCGTTTGGACAATGTAGTGTATCGGATGGGGTTTTCGGCCACTCGGGCCGAGGCGAGACAACTCGTAAGCCACAAAGCTATTCTTGTCAATGGAGGTTTGGTCAACATCTCTTCCTATCAGGTAAAGACCGGAGATTCGATCGAAGTACGCGATTGTGCAAAAAAGCAACTGCGTATTAAAGGCGCATTAGAACTGGCACAACAACGTGCAACTGTCCCTTGGATCGAAGTGAATTCTGCAAAAATGGTTGGTGTATTCAAAAATCAGCCCAGTGCAGCAGAACTGCCCGCTGAATTCAAAATTAATCTTGTTGTTGAGCTTTATTCGAAATAG
- a CDS encoding DNA-directed RNA polymerase subunit alpha, with protein sequence MQELHSFLTPKNIQVYPISTNHFRIVLEPLERGFGHTLGNALRRVLLSSMPGAAIVEAQIEGVLHEYSSLEGIREDIVDVILNLKGISVRLEGCDEATLNLSKKGPGVATAGDLQTDHRVKIANPDHIIAHLTRDGVLSMRLKAAIGRGYEPASIRAEKGENRSLLNVLLLDASYSPVRRVSYSVENTRVKKRIDLDKLIIELETNGTLNPEGAIRFAATILQQQLSAFVDMKHEERSTNCSKGEKINPVLFRSVDDLELTVRAANCLKAESVYYIGDLVQRSENDLLKTPNLGRKSLLEIKSVLAQKGLSLGMHIEGGWPPENFPEKKINYASS encoded by the coding sequence ATGCAAGAGCTTCACTCGTTTTTAACGCCGAAAAATATTCAGGTTTATCCTATATCGACCAACCACTTTCGCATCGTTTTGGAACCATTAGAACGCGGATTTGGACACACTTTGGGAAACGCCTTGAGACGAGTTTTACTGTCTTCGATGCCTGGAGCCGCTATTGTCGAAGCGCAAATAGAAGGGGTTTTGCATGAATACAGTTCTCTTGAAGGCATACGAGAAGATATAGTGGACGTCATTTTGAATTTGAAAGGAATTTCTGTCAGGTTGGAAGGATGCGATGAAGCTACCTTAAATCTAAGTAAAAAAGGACCGGGTGTGGCTACGGCGGGGGATCTGCAAACAGACCACAGAGTCAAGATCGCCAATCCCGATCATATCATTGCGCATCTCACTCGAGATGGTGTTCTCAGTATGAGATTGAAAGCGGCGATAGGTCGAGGTTATGAACCTGCCAGCATTCGCGCAGAAAAAGGAGAAAACCGATCTCTTCTGAATGTGTTGTTGTTGGACGCTTCCTACAGTCCAGTACGACGCGTTTCCTATTCTGTAGAAAACACTCGAGTTAAAAAACGTATCGATTTGGATAAATTGATCATCGAACTCGAGACCAATGGTACTCTCAATCCTGAAGGGGCTATTCGATTTGCGGCGACTATTTTGCAACAGCAATTGTCCGCTTTTGTCGATATGAAACATGAAGAAAGATCCACCAATTGCAGTAAAGGAGAGAAAATAAATCCTGTATTGTTTCGTTCTGTAGACGACTTGGAATTGACCGTACGTGCGGCTAATTGCTTAAAAGCGGAAAGCGTCTACTATATTGGCGATTTGGTTCAACGATCCGAAAACGATCTACTCAAAACACCAAATTTGGGCAGAAAGTCTTTGTTGGAGATTAAAAGCGTTCTCGCACAAAAAGGGCTAAGTTTGGGTATGCATATTGAAGGAGGATGGCCTCCGGAAAATTTTCCGGAGAAAAAAATAAATTATGCGTCATCGTAA